From the Lampris incognitus isolate fLamInc1 chromosome 10, fLamInc1.hap2, whole genome shotgun sequence genome, one window contains:
- the 42sp43 gene encoding P43 5S RNA-binding protein-like, whose product MAEMNVSWSVPGLQLFNCTQAECGATFTRQWRLREHEKAHIEARPFKCRFVNCGRRFTRKAHLRRHAVQHTGVKAFICSFQCCPKSFFNAHCREKHVQHAHGKGRWFKCSKPNCSLTFKKRRLLKLHMKEHGVTANFRCSKDGCGAMFDSHIARKAHEKKHAGYRCQKANCNFIEYTWGKLQKHMAKHPVTFTCRACQKVFKKAGSLSRHERAHTSHKPVLVCPKSGCSAFFSTTFNLEHHIHKVHLEHLKYSCLFPDCPRMFAMRESMTRHLRHHDPITPALQKRLQSKLLQKRVSGRRTPLVEEDLRRLFDLRMRIHRRAKVEANLLSLFNERKLTRNVDPEVNLRNLFSIKPTLPCKPSA is encoded by the exons ATGGCGGAAATGAACGTGAGCTGGAGCGTGCCGGGGCTCCAGCTGTTCAACTGCACACAAGCCGAATGCGGGGCGACGTTTACGCGCCAGTGGAGGCTGAGAGAACACGAGAAGGCGCATATCGAAGCG CGCCCGTTTAAATGCAGGTTTGTTAACTGCGGTCGTCGCTTCACCCGGAAAGCCCACCTGAGGCGCCACGCTGTGCAGCACACCGGCGTCAAGGCATTCAT ATGCTCCTTCCAATGTTGCCCAAAAAGTTTCTTCAACGCACACTGTCGGGAGAAGCACGTGCAGCATGCTCACGGGAAGGGCCGGTGGTTCAAG TGTAGTAAACCAAACTGTTCCTTGACCTTCAAGAAACGTAGACTCCTGAAACTGCACATGAAGGAGCATGGCGTAACTGCTAACTTCAG ATGTTCAAAGGATGGTTGCGGTGCCATGTTTGACTCCCACATTGCCCGAAAAGCCCATGAGAAAAAGCATGCAG GGTATCGCTGTCAAAAGGCCAACTGCAATTTTATTGAATATACCTGGGGGAAACTTCAAAAACACATGGCAAAACACCCAG TAACCTTCACCTGTAGAGCATGCCAGAAGGTATTCAAGAAAGCGGGTTCTTTGAGCAGACACGAGCGGGCCCACACCTCACATAAACCAGTGCTGGTCTGCCCCAAGTCTGGCTGCTCTGCTTTCTTCTCAACGACGTTCAATCTGGAGCACCACATCCACAAGGTGCACCTGGAGCACCTCAAATACAGCTGCTTGTTCCCTGACTGCCCACGCATGTTTGCTATGCGG GAGAGTATGACTAGACACCTTCGTCATCATGACCCAATCACCCCAGCTTTGCAG AAGCGCCTGCAGTCCAAGTTATTGCAGAAACGTGTGAGTGGGCGTCGCACGCCGCTAGTGGAGGAAGACTTGCGTCGCCTCTTTGACCTGCGCATGCGCATCCACCGACGTGCCAAAGTGGAGGCCAACCTCTTAAGCCTCTTCAATGAGCGCAAGTTGACGCGCAACGTTGACCCGGAAGTGAACCTGCGTAACCTGTTTAGCATCAAACCCACCTTGCCCTGTAAACCTTCCGCTTAA